CCGGTTACAGTGATGTTGAAATGGAATAGAGGATATCATGCACAACATTGCATTCAAGcatgaaaaatacaaaaataatttcTAAGCACatacatatttatataGAATCATCACCTAATGTAAGAAAACAAAGCAAAAACTCTCCGCTATATCCCCGCATTGATCTGACTGACCCCTTGAATTGTCTCTTGTATCGGCTACCAGCAGGACCATACCAAATATCAAGGTATCTTTCACCTCATTGTCATGGCTTAGCTAACTAAAGTAGTCACCCTATGATCTTTCCGAGTCACTTCTTTTCTGAAAGATTAATTAGATTATATTCCAATTAGTATTACCTCGCTTATTTGacttcttttattttcatttttttcgcgTAAATTAcggaaaggaaaaaaaattttcctctCCACTTGTCTTAAATCGGGTAGCGATGAGCTGCGATAgatttttatatttaaACGTAAATGATAAGCTCAATTTCCGCtagtttttgttcttccCTCGCCCTTCGGATTGCCaatccatttttattttttaatcTAGCTGGAGTGACACGATGTAGCCCCTTGTTACCTGTCTTATATTTATATTACTGCACGTTTTTCATCATAATCACACGTTTCAATAATGTCCGCAAATGATAAACAATACATTTCGTACAATAACGTACATCAGCTATGTCAAGTATCCGCTGAGAGAATTAAGAATTTCAAACCGGACTTGATCATCGCCattggtggtggtggtTTCATCCCCGCTAGAATTTTACGTACTTTCCTTAAGGAACCTGGTGTACCAACCATTAGAATCTTTGCAATTATTCTATCTTTATACGAAGATTTGAACAGTATAGGCTCTGAAGTCGAAGAATTGGGTGTTAATGTTTGCAGGACACAATGGATCGATTACGAACAGTGTAAGTTGGACTTAGTTGGCAAGAACGTTCTTATCGTTGACGAGGTCGATGACACCCGTACTACCCTTCATTACGCCTTGAGcgaattggaaaaggatGCTGCCGAACAGGCAAAAGCTAAAGGTATAGATACTGAGAAGTCCCcagaaatgaaaacgaCTTTCGGGATTTTTGTTCTACACGACAAGCAAAAGCCAAAGAAGGCTGACTTACCTGCCGAAATGTTGAATGATGAGAACCGTTATTTCGCAGCCAAGACTGTTCCAGACAAGTGGTATGCATACCCATGGGAATCTACTGATATTGTTTTCCACACAAGAATGGCTGTTGAACAAGGTAACGACATCTTCATTCCTGAGCAAGAGGAGAAGcaatgataaaaatatcTCTCAGAAACTCCAAACATATAGCAGAACATGTACAATAGATGACTCATATAAATGTGCTAATatgtataaatatatattattaatTAATTACCTTGAAGTTTATTGCCTTTTATGCGCTGCAACAGCCTCTCGGCCGAGGctattttgcttttgttcGGTGCCACGTAGTGGTATACTTGACACATACATCTTCTCGACAGTTTGTGCAGATTTTTGTCCATTTCTAGAAACGTAGAAGAATCAACCAGTTTCTCCAGTTTTTGGAAGTTTAAAAAGAAGTTGTGAGCGGCAGCCaacaacattttcaaaggaGAATGACTATTAGTAAAATACCCATATGGCTTGACTGTGATCCTGGCCATGACGATGCTATAGCTCTTTTACTGGGCTGTTTTCATCCAGCTTTCAATCTTCTAGGGGTCAGCACATGTTTCGGTAATGCACCACCCGAAAATACTGACTATAATGCTCGCTCTCTTCTTACTGCAATGGGCAAAGCTCAGGCAATCCCGGTTTATAAAGGTGCTCAGAGACCTTGGAAAATAGAGCCTCACTACGCACCTGACATCCATGGCATATCAGGTTTAGATGGCACTTCACTATTACCTAAGCCAACATTCGAAGCAAGAACGGATAAGACATATATTGAAGCCATTGAAGAAGCAATACTGGCCAGTGACGGTGAGATATCCTTTGTTTCCACCGGGGCTCTCACTACATTAGCTACGCTTCTAAAGTATAAACCacacttgaaaaaatctatTAAATACATCAGTATTATGGGGGGTGGACTTTATGGCCTAGGAAACTGTAATCCAAACCTTTCCGCTGAATTCAACGTCTGGATTGATCCTCACGCAGCGAATGCCATATTCTGTGATCCCGAAGTAAAAGACAAATGCATAGTTGCACCTCTGAATTTAACCCACAAGGCTATAGCTACTTATAAAGTCAACGAAGCAATTTACAATGAAGACAATAACTCCAACTTCCGAAAATTGTTTTTCGAgctctttcaattttttgctcATACTTATAAGGATGTACAAGGCTTTGATTCAGGCCCGCCTGTGCATGATCCGGTGGCTTTGATACCACTTCTGGAGTTTTATGGGTGGGACTTGCCATCTGTAATTGGGTTTGATTACAGCAGGATGGATATATCCTGCATTGATGATGTTTTTAATGAAAACCTGGGGGAAattatcattgaaaaagagtATCCAAGCCACGGCAATGTTGGCTCAATCGTCGGTCTAGATTTGAATGTCCAATATTTTTGGGACCAAGTTTTTACAGCTTTAAACAGGGCAAATAAATTGTCAACGATTGAATAGGAAGTGTTCTTTTGTGAGCgcttattttcttttctctacTTCCTGGTGTAAAATAAGtttatcttttctctttcatcGAGCACAACCAAAAGTTTCCTGAAAAGTCGTTATGATTCATCtacatataaataaatttatttattttgctacattttctttgaaccTTAACATCAAATTGAGAGGACAAAGCGGTCCTGCAGGagtgaatttttcttcccaTTCTGGGTCAAGGGACCATTTCAACTGGTTCAGCATTTCAGCTAAGGTGATCCTCATTTCAGTCAAGGCTAACTTCTCTCCCAAACACGCTCTTCGGCCTCCATGAAACGCCGTCACGACGCATCTATTCTTGGCAAGTCtccagttttttcttattgtttCAATATCTGAGCCCCATCTATCCGGTTCGAAATCGTTCGCTGTAGGACCCCAGTTTTTGGCATCATGTGATGTTCCAAAATTGTTGTACCCAACATACACATTCTTAGGTATTACAATGTCCATTCCGAGCTTGCATACTTTAGTAGTGCACCTATTAATAATTGTGTTTAGAGGAGGATACATCCGAACTGTCTCGAAAAGAAACGCATTGAGTAAAGGTAAATCCGCTAGGGCTTTCGGGTCGGTAACATTTTTTACTTCCTGCCTGAGTCTCTCCTGCCATTTACTTGAGTACTTAGCCAAGAGGTACAATGAAGTATTAAAAAGCAACTGAGGATTTTCATGGCCAGCAACAAGAATAATAACGATGTTATCGGATAATTGTTTGTAATCAATTGTTCCTTTATTATGAGCACGAATCAAATCACTGGCAGCAAATGTCGTTTGTTCAAATTTGTAATTATTAATCAACTGGTCTTGAACTCTTTTAACGAGGAGTCCTCTGAACCTCGCAATATCCCTGAaggtttttcttcttgaaggGATAGGAAGCAAATCAAGAAATGGGAAAGTTAGGAAGAACGGATGAAATATCTGCTTCTTAATATGAATTAAGAGCTCGTGcaaagcatttttttcatgtttcAATGTAGCAAAATCAAATCCAAGAGCCACCTGAGAAATATTGTCCAATGCCAACCTCTGAGACAAGGGCCCCATATGAACCGAAACCTGCCCATTTTGTaccctttcttttattttattgCAAAAGAGTTTCGCATTCTTGGATATTGGCGCATCATCAAAATGCTGTAGCCCCTTTGTTATAGCATTTCTATAATCCCGCCAAACTTTTCCATGTGCGCTAATAACGTTGTCGCCAGTGTAAGCAGCGATAGCACTGTAtggaattttcttctggtTACCACTCTTTGCAAAAGTATCTTCATCCTTAAAAATTTGTGATAAGTATTCAGAACGAGAAACGAGAATATTCCATCGtgaaccaaaaaaaatttttacaGCGCCATACTTTTCCATTGACTCCCTTATATAAAGATCATATAACTCTGTTTGGTCAATGGGAAATATAACTGGTAAAAATATTACATAAAACGGAATGGTAGGTATATTTTTAGGAAGATTTAAAGGAGGAACGACGACCACGAAGGCTATGTAAGAAATTATAAGAAATAGAATCAATCCTAAAATCTTAAAAATCCCCATTATTGATTATAGTTTTCTTAAATCTTTTGTTTGAACTCAATCATATTGCTCTAGAAGGAGATCAAAACACTTCATAGgacaaaaaatttgaagggaaatatctttatttttgggcCACTTAATATACATTTTAGAAGCAGATGCTCCATTATTTCTTTGTGTTTCGTGAGCTTGCAAATTTTAGGGGAAGAGTAAGAATTGATGGTCGCTTTCACAGCTTGGCTGCAATtgttaagaaaaaaatggcaatgGAATTACATTAAAGAACCAAAAGGGGTAAATACGTAATTAATTCTTCATTTGAAGAGACATGTTTTCCGGCACATTTGGTAATAGGGCTTTCGAAGGGGAAACTTATCGATTTGCTTACCTTTTTTTCGCGACGCGCGTCTGGCCATAAATAAAAGGGTTCTTTGCCaagagaataaaaaaaatcttaaCAGAATAGGTTTAAGGCGACTatacaataaaaattatGCATCGTTGGCGGAGTGTAACATGCAAAAATTGTTAAGGGATAAAGCCCAGAGTTTTTATCGCTCTAGCGACGTTGCTCCTTCTATACAGTACTACAAGAGTGGTTAATTGAGCTAAGCCAGTCAGGGATCCCTTACCAATAAGGGGGGTGTAAAGGTAGGTAGTCGTTTTGACTGCATTGCATTCAATCCCTGGTTTAGCGTGCTAAAATACATACCATGTAACCCCCTCAtaaattctcttctttattttttacttgTAGTAGCCGGTTTTGCCGTGATTTACGAAAAGGTATGGTCGTCCATGCAATTgccagaaaaaatttcttctcgAAATTCATTTCTATAACAAGAATAATGTATAAATATTGGGTTAAAAATTTGCATAAATTTGTTatattatttgtttttattttatgaCGTTATATGTTACTCGCATTGTATTTCCAAAAGGGTAAAGCACCgaagaaatatttataaaaaaatgacaattACAGGCAATTTGCTTCCAAGCTCTGAGAAATCAGAACCGACATCTGCTTCTTCACATTCTTCTTCGAGTGACACGTTAAAAGATGTTGATATTCCTCACAATGGGGCTGATTCATCAACGtatagtaaatttttgGCTTTGTATTGCAGAAGtgacaaaaatgatacTTTCAAgtctttggaagaaaaacagaATTGTAAATTTGGAGAGCAATGGCCCACTTTTGTCGACACCATAGCTGGATTGGATTGTTACGGCTCTGAAATAAGTGGTAGAGTTACGGAAAGAATCTTGCCAGCCCCACTAGCTGACAAGTTTACTAATAATTTGGGAATGGCAGTCAAGATTTCTGAATATACACGTGATGACGAATGTCAAATTCGCGGTTGTGTTACTACGATTGAGAATGAAAACACTTTCAATAACTGGTTTATATACCATATTTTAGATCAATCTCGGTTATCTTTGAGTGAGCATCTAATCGTAGACAAGGAAGTTAAATACCACGAACTATTTGctgatttctttgagaaaaatttgaaaaacacGATTGTGAATGACCAGTGGGACTTTGGTGGCCGTGATTACTTTATTGAACGTGCAAGATACTTTACTGACCGATATTTGAGAATTGAATGTATCTTGCCAGCTTTTCCCTGCAAGTCATCCAACGAGCAAAAAGTGTATGGTTCTGTCCCTGATAAAGGCGAGGAGCTtgctttgaaaagattaatCAAGGCTACACAAGATCTAGTTGAGGTATACCCGCCAGGTATGAAGATTTGGATCGTTAGCGATGGTCACGTTTTTTCTGATTGTATTGGGGTTGACGATGACGTCGTCAGTGAATATACCACCAAATTACATGAATTATATGGGAGAGTTGCTATTCCTGGGGTGGATGCTATTGGATTTTGTGGGTTGAATGAATTGTTCTTTAGTGGTGCAGCTagtgaaattttcaatccAAATTGGGTTTCTGACACTGAAGTTGCGCACTACACGGGAACTCAAATCTGCCCCAAATCCGATTTATCAAGAcaaattttgatgaaagGCTGCGACACAGACGCTGGTCGTTTGAGAAAGCAGATCGCCATAGATGGACATCCAAGGTTGCATCTGTATAGGGGCTTTTCACGTTTTATGATGGAGGATTTGTCTTTATTGGAACATTTCCAAAGTttttcgaaaaagaaattcaagaaagtcATTTCAATGATTGCATTCAACATGATCAAGAGAAATGACGCTTATTCGAATCTGGTAGAGTTGATATTTCCACACCATTTAAGAATTTCCATTCATGCGCACACCAACAGCGGACCCAAATTTGGTATCAAAGTGATCTCAAGTGAACAATGTTCTATTGTCAGTTCATTGGAAGACCTTGACGAAccaaaatttgaagatttcttACACATTCCAACACCTTGGCACAATTGTGTCGTCAAGGTGGAAGATGACAaggagaaatattttttgacGAAATCAAAAGTCATCAAGGATGCTATTGAAAAGGGAAGTTATGATGGTGAATGGAAGGATACTCGTTTTGACATTGGAGAAGGGGGACATTTCGTCATCAGAAAAACTTCCTAACAAGCAAAAGCAGCGCTAGATTAGCCCCAATTAgttcgttttctttttcaaaattagttttttttataattcAGCCCTCCAAACtacaaatttcaaaaacttatGATATCACTTGCTTTTTGGTTCACTAAAAAGTAATTTACACGTAACATTTGAGAAAGGGGGGGAGAAGTAGtatcttctttctttagcTTAGAATATTTAACATTCAATATATATTCACTTTCCTtctttaaatttttcatccgAGTGAGAGTACATAAGATTTCGCGCTGCGGCACCAGTGACATTTAGCGatgcagaagaagaatgaacGTGGCTATCAGAGGGATAATGTTGGAACTTCAATTGGCTTTATTAATGATACTATTGATAATACAGAGCGTATATGAAGTATTGCAAATAACATGCACGGTTCTTTtagaatgaaaatgaaaatgatgtgTGAAGAGGGCGTGATCTTTGGGAAAATGTTGCAATTTGACAGACCGACTTAAATAGCGCCCAAGTAATCTTCTTTGATACTACCGATTGCGTGAATGGAACTCACTTGGCTGATACAACCTTCGATTTTAACTCTAATTCTACTTTTTATTGTAATGACATCTTCCGAACTTTGGTATGATGGAGGATTGGAGCCTGCGTTAAAGGTCAGATCCTGGGGCATCAAGTGCTTGGTGACAAATACCTTCATCGGACCCACTTGCACTTCGAACCCGTGTTGGGAACATGAAACGACTGTGCCATCCACCACTTCCCCTTTGAACGGCTTAAAAACGACGGCTCTATATTTCACGTTGAACTCGGCCGATCCATCAGTGGGTAGTATTCTCCCACGTTGAATATCTATATTATCGTAGTCCAGCACACAAAGAATATACCCGAATTTACCCGTACAGGAACCTTCAACCTCTTCTAGTAACTTTGCCTTGAGATATTGCTTCATTCGGGGGCCGAAAAAGGAGGGATGAAGGGTGATATTAAGCGAAAGgtctttgataaaaaacaTTCTGGGCAATTGAATTATTCTACagaactaaaaaaaaaatgtattcCTGTTTCGAGTCCTTCCAATATTCACTGTTTGTAATAGAGAAGAGGATGATGGGCGGGAGAAAAAAGGggaatatataatattcttGAAGGAAGGAATCGGTGGACAAACCTGTTCGACCTATATCGGAGAATAAATCGACAAAGTGAGTTGATCTATTCTATTggttttttccttgaaatGTAGCAAAACTGCATCcactttcttgaatttttcagaataaCCATGGGAGCTCGCACAAAATCACGTAACACGGAATCACGCCCTACGAAATATCTCTCACAATCGGAGGAAAAGGATGGCTAGTGAAATGGAGTGCTACTTTGATGCAGAGAAGTAGGAGTGTGTTTTGTCCAACAGGTTCCAGGAGGAAAAGAGAGTAACGAGTCGATACATTCACAGCGAGCATGCCACGGTTGACGGTTGTAACTAAAAATGTGCTGTATCCATTGCAAAAGACCTTTGCAGCGGGCAGTTACGGGCAGGCTGGAACAAGGTCATTAGCTTCCGTGGTGGAAGCTACGTCGAGAAACGCCAACACCAACGCCAACGCCAGAGTGGACATGAAAGTAAGCGAGCGGATCTATAAGTGGACAAAGGCAGGTGTGGAACAAGGTAAGGAACATTTCAAAGTTGGTGGAAACAGGGTCTACTTCCCAAAGGCCAGAATAATCCTACTAAGACCCAACGCGAAGCATACGCCATACCAAGCAAAATTCATCGTCCCAAAATCGTTCAACAAGCTGGACCTGAGGGACTACCTCTACCACGTCTACGGGTTAAGAGCAATGAACATCACGACGCAGCTGCTGCACGGAAAGTTCAACCGCATGAACTTGCAAACCACTCGATTCAGGGAACCGcagatcaagaaaatgactATCGAGATGGAGGAACCGTTTATTTGGCCCGAGGAGCCTCGCCCGGGCGAAAACACCTTTTGGGACAGCACCACACCGGACAACATGGAAAAGTATCGCGAGGAAAGACTGAACTGTCTGGGCTCCGACGCTAACAAGCCTGGCACAGCTTTCGACGGGGTTGTGGGACCCTACGAGCGGGTGGCCCAACCTTTTGTACCCCGGTTCTGGAAACGAGAGATGGACAATAAGCGAGAGCGTTACTCCGCGGAACTGCAGCGCGCAGACAAGCTTATCGCCCTGGACAGGTATGTAAAGGATCTTCACTGAAATCTCCCCTCTCCTTACCTCACATGTACACAAAATGCACACATCACAGCATCCCTCAATCTTGTATATACGCAGCAAAACTAAATAGCCCTAAggcgaaaaagaaaagaaaagaaaaagaatatcaattttCGCAAAAGAAGCAAACTCATGACGTGACTGCGGGACGAGCGTCATTAAACAACCAGAGGAAAGGCCATCTCCTCCCCTGCCCTGCCCTGAACGCGTCTATTTTGtgttttcttgttctcttTCCTTGTTCATTGCAGAGCCCGAGAACATGCAATTGttccactttttttctcaggGTCGCTTCCACGGGACTGCGAGCGGCCCCGCGGAGACGGAATGCCCAGGGCGGCCCGCATACTCGTTCCGCGGGAGTCTCGAGCGGCCTGCGAGGGGCCGATCTGCAACGCACGGTGCCGGGGATAGTGCATGGCACGATGGGTCAAACGATGAGCGGGAATGGTACTGCTGccgctgctgctgttgctgtcCGAGGCTTCAGTAGTAGGGATCGAATAGGGAGAATATACAACTTAAAGAGATATATAAGAAGCTGTGCTTTGCCGGGACCAAATTGCTGCTTGTGCTAGTGTGGAGAGGTTTGCTTGTCCTGCTATGCTTCCGTCGTACACTACTCAAACATACCATTGCTCTTCTTAGCATAGAATAGCTGCAACGCAAATATAATAATTGAGAAAGTTACCTATGTCGTCAGATGTTAGGGACGTCGACGAACAAGTTTCGCAGAGCTCGGACCCGAGCTCTGCCGCCCAGTCCATTGGACAGCATCCGTATCGCGGCTTCGACAGCGAAGCCGCAGAAAGGGTGCATGAGTTGGCCAGGACGCTCACATCGCAGAGCTTACTGCACTCTACCAACTCAAACAATGCTGACCAGAACAGCTCCTCCAGCAACCACAACGCACACAATGCGGACTCGAGGTCCGTTTTTTCCACGGACATGGAAGGTGTGAACCCGATCTTCACCAACCCGGACACCCCGGGGTACAATCCCAAATTGGACCCTACCAGTGACCAATTCTCCAGTACAGCATGGGTACAGAACATGGCCAACATATCTACGTCGGACCCGGACTTCTACAAGCCGTACTCGCTCGGGTGCGTGTGGAGGAACCTCAGTGCCTCCGGGGACTCCGCGGATGTGTCGTACCAGTCCACCTTTGTCAATGTCATACCAAAGCTGCTTATGAAAGGGCTCAGGCTTCTGAAGCGCGGCAAAGAGGAGGACACTTTCCAGATCTTGAAACCCATGGATGGCTGTCTTTACCCTGGTGAACTGTTGGTCGTCCTCGGAAGACCGGGGTCCGGTTGTACTACGCTGCTGAAATCCATATCCTCCAATTCGCACGGGTTCAAAATCTCGAAGGACTCTGTAGTCTCTTACAACGGCTTGTCCAGTTCGGATATTAGGAAGCACTACCGTGGCGAAGTCGTGTACAATGCGGAGTCGGATATTCATTTGCCGCATCTTACCGTGTACCAGACGCTTTTCACCGTGGCAAGAATGAAAACACCGCAGAACCGTATCAAGGGCGTGGATAGAGAATCATACGCGAATCACGTGACAGAGGTCGCGATGGCCACCTATGGTCTCTCACATACAAGAGACACCAAAGTGGGGAACGACTTGGTCAGAGGTGTCTCCGGTGGTGAAAGAAAGCGTGTTTCCATTGCCGAAGTCTCGATCTGTGGCGCCAGATTCCAATGTTGGGATAATGCTACCAGAGGCTTGGATTCTGCTACCGCTTTGGAATTTATCCGTGCTTTGAAGACTCAAGCCGATATCGGTAAGACTGCGGCAACTGTAGCCATCTACCAATGTTCTCAAGACGCGTATGATCTTTTCGACAAGGTCTGCGTCCTTGACGATGGTTACCAACTTTATTTTGGGCCCGCCAAGGAtgcaaagaaatatttccaaGATATGGGGTACCATTGCCCCCCCAGACAAACCACTGCGGATTTCTTGACTTCGATCACGAGCCCCTCAGAAAGAATCATCAGCAAAGAGTTCATCGAAAAAGGCATCAAAGTGCCCCAAACGGCAAAGGATATGGCTGAACACTGGCTACAGTCAGAAGACTACAGAAAGCTAGTAAAGAACATAGATACCACTTTGGAGCAGAACACGGATGAAGTACGCgacatcatcaaaaatgcTCACCACGCCAAACAGTCGAAAAGAGCACCTCCTTCCTCCCCCTACGTTGTCAACTATGGCATGCAAGTCAAATACTTGTTGATTAGAAATTTCTGGAGAATGAAACAAAGTGCCAGTATCACTCTGTGGCAAGTCATTGGTAATTCCGTCATGGCTTTCATCTTGGGTTCCATGTTCTATaaagtgatgaagaaaaacgacACTTCCACTTTCTACTTCCGTGGTGCTGCAATGTTTTTCGCCATCTTGTTTAACGCATTTTCATGTCTTTTGGAAATCTTCAGTTTATATGAAACAAGACCAATAACTGAAAAGCACAGAACCTATTCGTTATATCACCCGAGCGCAGACGCATTTGCGTCTGTCTTATCTGAAATGCCCCCCAAACTGATCACTGCTGTTTGCTTCAACATcatcttttatttcctGGTTGATTTCAGGAGAAATGGtggtgttttctttttttattttttgattaaTGTCATCGCCACGTTCACTCTATCGCATTTATTTAGGTGTGTCGGTTCATTGACGAAGACCTTGCAAGAGGCCATGGTACCTGCTTCGATGTTGCTGTTAGCCATTGCCATGTACACAGGGTTTGCCATCCCCAGAACCAAAATTTTAGGTTGGTCCATTTGGATTTGGTACATCAATCCATTGGCCTACCTTTTCGAATCTTTGATGGTCAATGAATTCCATGACCGTAAGTTTGCCTGTGCACAATACATTCCGGCTGGCCCTGGTTATCAGAATATCACTGGTACGCAACATGTTTGTTCCGCTGTAGGTGCTTATCCAGGTAATAGTTATGTTTTAGGTGATGATTTCTTAAAGGAAAGTTACGATTATGAACATAAGCACAAGTGGCGTGGGTTCGGTGTCGGTATGGCGTAtgtcgttttcttcttcttcgtttaTTTAATTCTTTGTGAGTATAACGAAGGTGCTAAACAAAAGGGTGAAATGGTGGTGTTTTTAAGATCCAAGGTCaagcaattgaa
This is a stretch of genomic DNA from Saccharomyces kudriavzevii IFO 1802 strain IFO1802 genome assembly, chromosome: 4. It encodes these proteins:
- the HPT1 gene encoding hypoxanthine phosphoribosyltransferase (similar to Saccharomyces cerevisiae HPT1 (YDR399W); ancestral locus Anc_5.491), whose amino-acid sequence is MSANDKQYISYNNVHQLCQVSAERIKNFKPDLIIAIGGGGFIPARILRTFLKEPGVPTIRIFAIILSLYEDLNSIGSEVEELGVNVCRTQWIDYEQCKLDLVGKNVLIVDEVDDTRTTLHYALSELEKDAAEQAKAKGIDTEKSPEMKTTFGIFVLHDKQKPKKADLPAEMLNDENRYFAAKTVPDKWYAYPWESTDIVFHTRMAVEQGNDIFIPEQEEKQ
- the URH1 gene encoding trifunctional uridine nucleosidase/nicotinamide riboside hydrolase/nicotinic acid riboside hydrolase (similar to Saccharomyces cerevisiae URH1 (YDR400W); ancestral locus Anc_5.492), producing MTISKIPIWLDCDPGHDDAIALLLGCFHPAFNLLGVSTCFGNAPPENTDYNARSLLTAMGKAQAIPVYKGAQRPWKIEPHYAPDIHGISGLDGTSLLPKPTFEARTDKTYIEAIEEAILASDGEISFVSTGALTTLATLLKYKPHLKKSIKYISIMGGGLYGLGNCNPNLSAEFNVWIDPHAANAIFCDPEVKDKCIVAPLNLTHKAIATYKVNEAIYNEDNNSNFRKLFFELFQFFAHTYKDVQGFDSGPPVHDPVALIPLLEFYGWDLPSVIGFDYSRMDISCIDDVFNENLGEIIIEKEYPSHGNVGSIVGLDLNVQYFWDQVFTALNRANKLSTIE
- the DIT2 gene encoding putative cytochrome P450 (similar to Saccharomyces cerevisiae DIT2 (YDR402C); ancestral locus Anc_5.493), with the protein product MGIFKILGLILFLIISYIAFVVVVPPLNLPKNIPTIPFYVIFLPVIFPIDQTELYDLYIRESMEKYGAVKIFFGSRWNILVSRSEYLSQIFKDEDTFAKSGNQKKIPYSAIAAYTGDNVISAHGKVWRDYRNAITKGLQHFDDAPISKNAKLFCNKIKERVQNGQVSVHMGPLSQRLALDNISQVALGFDFATLKHEKNALHELLIHIKKQIFHPFFLTFPFLDLLPIPSRRKTFRDIARFRGLLVKRVQDQLINNYKFEQTTFAASDLIRAHNKGTIDYKQLSDNIVIILVAGHENPQLLFNTSLYLLAKYSSKWQERLRQEVKNVTDPKALADLPLLNAFLFETVRMYPPLNTIINRCTTKVCKLGMDIVIPKNVYVGYNNFGTSHDAKNWGPTANDFEPDRWGSDIETIRKNWRLAKNRCVVTAFHGGRRACLGEKLALTEMRITLAEMLNQLKWSLDPEWEEKFTPAGPLCPLNLMLRFKENVAK
- the DIT1 gene encoding Dit1p (similar to Saccharomyces cerevisiae DIT1 (YDR403W); ancestral locus Anc_5.494) — encoded protein: MTITGNLLPSSEKSEPTSASSHSSSSDTLKDVDIPHNGADSSTYSKFLALYCRSDKNDTFKSLEEKQNCKFGEQWPTFVDTIAGLDCYGSEISGRVTERILPAPLADKFTNNLGMAVKISEYTRDDECQIRGCVTTIENENTFNNWFIYHILDQSRLSLSEHLIVDKEVKYHELFADFFEKNLKNTIVNDQWDFGGRDYFIERARYFTDRYLRIECILPAFPCKSSNEQKVYGSVPDKGEELALKRLIKATQDLVEVYPPGMKIWIVSDGHVFSDCIGVDDDVVSEYTTKLHELYGRVAIPGVDAIGFCGLNELFFSGAASEIFNPNWVSDTEVAHYTGTQICPKSDLSRQILMKGCDTDAGRLRKQIAIDGHPRLHLYRGFSRFMMEDLSLLEHFQSFSKKKFKKVISMIAFNMIKRNDAYSNLVELIFPHHLRISIHAHTNSGPKFGIKVISSEQCSIVSSLEDLDEPKFEDFLHIPTPWHNCVVKVEDDKEKYFLTKSKVIKDAIEKGSYDGEWKDTRFDIGEGGHFVIRKTS
- the RPB7 gene encoding DNA-directed RNA polymerase II subunit RPB7 (similar to Saccharomyces cerevisiae RPB7 (YDR404C); ancestral locus Anc_5.495); its protein translation is MFFIKDLSLNITLHPSFFGPRMKQYLKAKLLEEVEGSCTGKFGYILCVLDYDNIDIQRGRILPTDGSAEFNVKYRAVVFKPFKGEVVDGTVVSCSQHGFEVQVGPMKVFVTKHLMPQDLTFNAGSNPPSYQSSEDVITIKSRIRVKIEGCISQVSSIHAIGSIKEDYLGAI
- the MRP20 gene encoding mitochondrial 54S ribosomal protein uL23m (similar to Saccharomyces cerevisiae MRP20 (YDR405W); ancestral locus Anc_5.498), whose protein sequence is MPRLTVVTKNVLYPLQKTFAAGSYGQAGTRSLASVVEATSRNANTNANARVDMKVSERIYKWTKAGVEQGKEHFKVGGNRVYFPKARIILLRPNAKHTPYQAKFIVPKSFNKLDLRDYLYHVYGLRAMNITTQLLHGKFNRMNLQTTRFREPQIKKMTIEMEEPFIWPEEPRPGENTFWDSTTPDNMEKYREERLNCLGSDANKPGTAFDGVVGPYERVAQPFVPRFWKREMDNKRERYSAELQRADKLIALDRYVKDLH